A part of Notolabrus celidotus isolate fNotCel1 chromosome 21, fNotCel1.pri, whole genome shotgun sequence genomic DNA contains:
- the LOC117805278 gene encoding overexpressed in colon carcinoma 1 protein-like gives MGCGNSSPANTNNVNDGSSSSSNSGGGEGTAGPAESSSKGSEESVPEDDKWKNYGGVYVGFPSDMSNIPQIQIGSLRENERDAASLRRPLWGNGL, from the exons ATGGGATGTGGAAATTCTTCACCAGCCAACACCAACAACGTCAAtgacggcagcagcagcagcagcaacagcggTGGAGGAGAAGGCACTGCAg GTCCTGCTGAGTCGTCTTCAAAAGG atCAGAAGAGTCCGTTCCAGAAGACGACAAATGGAA GAACTATGGTGGTGTGTACGTCGGCTTTCCTTCAGACATGAGCAACATCCCTCAAATTCAGATAGGATCGCTCAGAG agaatgagagagacGCGGCATCCCTCAGGAGGCCTCTGTGGGGGAACGGACTCTAA